In Festucalex cinctus isolate MCC-2025b chromosome 1, RoL_Fcin_1.0, whole genome shotgun sequence, the sequence GTCCAACTTTCTTATGAAGGCTAAGCAAGTATCCATCCatatgttgctgttaaacgcccTTGTCCTGTCTTTCTAGtggaattcagaaaaaaaagtctctgtCAGAATTAAGAAAACAATGGTGTATTGTTCTTGCAGTGTCATCATACTTTGCTATCAGTTCTGTCTGCAAAGTTTGTTTCATTGTTAGATTTGGATTTGCAAAGATCCTAtgtggtacatttttatttctatgtGTAAATGATTAAGATAAAATGTACAAGTGCTTTGGTGATGGGGGAGGGTGGGATCAGTGTggggtttctgttttttttttttttttttttttttctccgttttACAGTTTGCATTTTAGAAACAATTCTGAGCAGCATTGCTTGGTAATTGCCCTCAGTACAGATCTGTCTGATCTAACCGGCAGAAAGCTTGTGTTGGCTGTGTTTTGCCGTGGAGACGTTCCATTTTACTTGACTGAAGaataaaaacattcatgtttagtttctttttctttttctttttttgtgcattcttCCAATAAATGGCTTTTTGCCATTGACTgaacttcttttttcttttttttttaccaatgtaATCCAACTCTTGGCTAGTTTGCCGTGGGCACAGTACCTACCTACTATCATCCCTAACTAATTTTGAGTAAATAGCAgaggtgggcatcgtcattgacAGGAATTGACAATTGACAGAAGTTGCCAACCTCTGGTATAGCTCACGTATTCTGGAAACTATTGATCTAAAATGCTAATTTGTATgtataaaaattcatagaaTATATTGAGAGAtgtaaaatggaaaaacaagaGTCGTGTCTCAAACATTGCTGATCCACTTATCTCGAATCTGCATAATGTCAGAGAAGTGTTCTGACGTTTGTTTTCGCAGATCCACTAGTCTAGTGCCTTCTACTGGCCAAAGTTCCAAACGTATTAACATATtaggttccatccatccatcttaaccgcttattccttactagggtcgcgggggtgctggagcctatcccacctggctatgggcagtagacggggtacaccctgaactggttaccagccattcgcaggacacacagagactaacaaccatccacacacacaagcacacctacggacaattcggagcgcccaattaacctgccatgcatgtctttggaatgtgggaggagactggagccacggggagaaaatgcaaactccacccagggaggCCGGAGCCTCGACTCGAAGTCCAAGTCCTCAGTACTCGAAGGAGTATGTGCAAACCCTCCATATTAGGTTCCTAGAAACTTAATAAAGGTGTAGAGGCGCAGCATCGGAAACGCTGAAGTGATGTATAAAAACACGGGAAAGAACTTGAAGTCAACCTGTTGTTAGTGTTTATCAAGAAGTAACGTTAATTTGATAAACATAAGTATTTCCCGAGGTTAAATAACTACTTTATTCACGTAAAACATTTTTCCTTATTAGACACCACTATCTCGTCGTCGTCCTAGTTTTTGAAGGTGATGTCCGACATTGATTGGCATGAGGGGTACAGACCACCGCCCACTCGCCGTAGCGAAAAGTGAAGCcaacggcggccatcttgctttgCCAAACGGTGTGTCCCTGACTGCTACTCAGATTCGTCTGCATcttgtcagaaccatcaacaattaAATGAAAGCAAGCCTATCAGCTCCCCccgccccctaaaaaaaaaaagattgtgaaaTGTAAACTAAGTCACGATTTACAATGCTGATATGATATAGGGGCCTACTCGATCCAGCCAGTGAAGTTTGTTCTTTGCGAGGCTTTCATTAATCCATACAAGTTATTCTTACGGAAAACACGcattgataattttttttagccgaaataaataaataaataaataaataaattgacagtAACTGTGGCAacgtaaaatggctgccctttGACTTCAGCCGCCAGAGGTCACTGTAGTCTCGATACACCCGTGGGGGAACGTCATAACCACGTGATATCATGTTACGGAGCACTAGCTAGCAGTTGGTTTGTTGCTTTCCTTGATGTACGGTTTCTTTTATTCAGGTTGACCGATGGTAAGTAGTAACGTTTCGGAGGGGGTGTAAATGATagcggatattttttttccacgccACAACTttggtctctctttttttttttttcccctctccgtACATGTAGCTATGATACACAGTTCACTTCATGATTGTGTGCTACTTTGTGTTTaactttcacataaaatttcaatgaaacatatttatgtttttagtcGTACGTgccaaaatcttgaaaaactcAAGGGGTATGAATACTTTTTCAAGCCGCTGCAGTtatgcttaaatgccacaattaacaAGTTAGTAACTATTGTAAACACATCTCTTGTGCAAAACTACAACTCACTAAAAGTGAGatgcatattttaaaatattaaagctCAAAAGCTTGCAGTTAAAGCACATCTTGCTAGTTTCATTTCATTGATTGTGGTGGTGTTTAAAGCCAGTCAGATGAGAATTCACATAGTTTGTCATTGCTGTATTTACCAAGTCATCATATCATATATTCTTTTTGTGCAGAAATGAACTTGTGCCTGCAAGGGGAGGAGAGCTTTCGTCATTGCTGCCAAGCCCTCCTGAAGCTTTCTGATCAGTTAAGAGATGGCTGGAGTTGGGAGTCTATCCAGGTGAGGAATTGTTTACAGGTAACGTGGCTTTGACAAAGACATGTCGACATGTGTGACTAATGTGAGTTTATTATTAGGGCTCAGAGGAGGGCTACATGAGAAAGACTGCTCTCAGGTCAGTCTTCATCAATTCCAGGGCTCCATGGAATCCTGAAAGCTCATATTCTGACTTGGAGTCAAACACTTCTTGCCACATCATATGTGATCAACTagaacaggtaaaaaaaatctgaagaagTGAacaaagtggctggggagaaggAATTTTCGGCTCCCTTTGCTAAATTTGCTGCACCCGTGTTCCAACCCTAGATTAGCGTGGCAGGCAAcaattggatggatggctacAGAAATTCTTATCTTCTCTCCAGGGTGCTGTGGCTGATGAAGTGGATGGCACAAATAATGACTTTGATCATGAACACGATGAAGATGCGGTGTCTGGAGGCAGCAGTCATGTACTTCAGTATGAGTATCACATCCTGTATTCTTGCAGCTATATGACACCTGTGCTCTATTTCAGAGCCTCTACTTTAGGTGAGTTGTTCCTTCCCTTTATCACCACTAGATGGGGCTGTAAGCACTGAATAGCACTGCTTGCGCAAGCATGTGTTGAGTCAGGGCTTGATTAGTTTTCTTTTATGTGTATATCAGAGGGGAGGAGTCTTTCTCTGGATGAAGTGTGGAGTTGTGTTCATCCAAACTTCAGGTTGCGACTGCAGCACAGCCCGTTGACAACCATCACGCAACAGGTAGTCTTTAGCTTTGTCATGGACTTTGACTGACGCTCAACATGGACGTTTATCGGCTGTTAACTTCTGTCATTGCGTGTTTTGTCTGTCAGGAGCATCCACTGCTGGGTCAGCCTTTCTTCATGCTCCATCCCTGTAAAACGGAAGAATTTATGAGACCCGTGATGCAGTTACAAAGACAGCAGCATGGGTAAGATGGAGGTTAATGTTTTCACATGTCAGTCATCACAAAATCATATGTGGAAtaatttcatacattttcaCAAATTGATACTGTTGGTCAGTCCCCTCGTGTGTAAGTTAATCTTCAAATTATTGGCCAATATAAAGTGTGTTTTGTTGAAAAGTGATCTAGAAATTCCGCCCACCattagcaatattaaaataataataaacacaaaatacattATGAGTCAcatacttccatccatccattttcttgaccgcttattcctcacaagggtcacgggggctgctggcgcctatctcagctggctctgggcagtaggcgggggacaccctggactggttgccaaccaatcgcagggcacacagagacgaacaaccatccacactcacgcacacctagggacaattcggagcacccaattaacctgccatgcatgtctttggaatgtgggaggagaccggagtacccggagaagacccacgcgggcacggggagaacatgcaaactccacccaggaaggtccgagcctggactcgaaccggagacctcagaactgggaagcggacgtgctaaccactcgtctaccgtgccgcccgagtCACATACTTTATTTTCTATTTGTCTGTCCGCATGTGTAGGAAGGTGAA encodes:
- the atg10 gene encoding ubiquitin-like-conjugating enzyme ATG10, with the translated sequence MNLCLQGEESFRHCCQALLKLSDQLRDGWSWESIQGSEEGYMRKTALRSVFINSRAPWNPESSYSDLESNTSCHIICDQLEQGAVADEVDGTNNDFDHEHDEDAVSGGSSHVLQYEYHILYSCSYMTPVLYFRASTLEGRSLSLDEVWSCVHPNFRLRLQHSPLTTITQQEHPLLGQPFFMLHPCKTEEFMRPVMQLQRQQHGKVNYILTWLSVVGPLVGLDISLKYTTLQTHQTDHEAAPHPSSPS